The Methylomusa anaerophila genome has a segment encoding these proteins:
- a CDS encoding peptidase domain-containing ABC transporter: MTIRKNNGSGKADGEAGFDSGLECLLMIAGVFHIPVQRDSLREPAKLSGGGMTNAAIIKAARSLRLKAAVEKPKPQESSPLPSPSIARLKDGSYVLLGRNDRGRVFLFLPQGQNVVVAYEEFVQKWSGELIVFTPMFSWSNFSRKYNLQWFTSVIMHYKKYFAEVIAASFFLQLFGLLTPLFTQVVVDKVLGNRAVATLDILAGALVFLYLFQSAIGVLRTYLLTHTTNKLDVILGVRLFRQLVALPLPYFENRRVGDTMMRIGALASVRDFLTGQSITYLLDAFFAVIFILVMLYYSVPLTLLALLTLPVFLAMNYYATPVYKQRLEATWETGAENNAFLVEAVTGMHTIKSLALEPQFNHRWEQLLARYVRTTFDQATFGIGISNASTLIQMLSGFSILWFGGHLVMEGRMTLGQLIAFQMLAGQATAPIMHLVAMWQSLQQAGLSMERLGDILNNRPEPVLAPVNSQLPPVKGEIVLENVNFRYRMDFELVLKDIQLRIPAGSRVGIVGRSGSGKSTLTKLVQRLYAPETGRITVDGVNITEVEPPWLRRQIGVVMQENYLFNGSVRDNIAVARPGASMEEVIRAARTAGAHDFILELPEGYDTKVGERGASLSGGQCQRIAIARALLTNPKILIFDEATSALDYESERIIMENLEQIAAGRTMLMIAHRLSTVRRCDSIIVIEEGRIVEQGSHEELMAAQGLYQKLYAQQER, encoded by the coding sequence ATGACAATAAGGAAAAATAATGGATCAGGGAAAGCTGACGGTGAGGCAGGCTTTGACAGCGGTCTGGAATGTCTGTTGATGATCGCCGGCGTTTTTCATATTCCCGTCCAGCGGGACAGCCTCCGGGAGCCGGCAAAACTCAGCGGCGGCGGCATGACCAATGCTGCCATAATAAAAGCCGCCCGGTCGCTGCGCTTAAAGGCGGCGGTGGAAAAGCCAAAGCCCCAGGAGTCTTCGCCGCTGCCGTCGCCGAGCATCGCGCGGCTGAAGGACGGGTCTTATGTCTTGCTGGGCCGGAATGACCGGGGCAGGGTATTTTTGTTTTTGCCCCAGGGGCAGAATGTAGTTGTCGCTTATGAGGAGTTTGTCCAAAAGTGGAGCGGGGAGCTGATCGTATTCACCCCGATGTTTTCCTGGAGCAATTTCAGCCGCAAGTATAACCTGCAATGGTTCACCTCGGTAATCATGCATTACAAAAAGTATTTTGCCGAGGTGATCGCCGCCAGCTTTTTTTTGCAGCTTTTTGGACTGCTCACACCCCTGTTTACACAAGTGGTGGTTGATAAGGTGCTGGGCAACCGGGCCGTGGCCACTTTGGATATTTTAGCCGGCGCCTTGGTATTTTTATATCTGTTTCAGTCGGCTATCGGCGTATTGCGCACTTATTTACTGACTCATACCACCAATAAACTGGATGTTATATTAGGCGTCCGCCTGTTTCGCCAGTTGGTGGCCTTGCCGTTGCCTTATTTCGAGAACCGCCGCGTAGGGGATACGATGATGCGGATCGGCGCCTTGGCCAGCGTGCGGGATTTCCTGACGGGACAATCCATCACCTATTTGCTGGATGCTTTTTTTGCGGTAATTTTTATTTTGGTAATGCTGTACTACAGTGTGCCGCTGACGTTATTGGCGCTTTTGACTTTGCCGGTGTTTTTGGCCATGAATTACTATGCCACGCCGGTATACAAACAAAGACTGGAAGCCACCTGGGAAACCGGGGCGGAAAATAACGCCTTTTTGGTGGAGGCGGTGACCGGCATGCATACCATCAAATCTTTGGCGCTGGAGCCGCAGTTCAACCACCGCTGGGAACAGCTGCTGGCCCGGTACGTCCGGACGACTTTTGACCAGGCGACATTCGGCATCGGCATCAGCAATGCCAGCACTTTGATCCAAATGCTGTCCGGGTTCAGCATACTATGGTTCGGCGGTCATCTGGTGATGGAAGGCCGGATGACTCTGGGCCAGCTGATTGCCTTTCAGATGCTGGCCGGCCAGGCGACTGCGCCCATCATGCACCTGGTGGCCATGTGGCAGTCGCTGCAGCAGGCCGGGCTGTCCATGGAACGGCTGGGGGATATTTTGAACAACCGGCCGGAGCCGGTGCTCGCCCCGGTTAACAGCCAGCTGCCGCCGGTCAAAGGGGAAATCGTGCTGGAAAATGTTAATTTTCGCTACCGGATGGATTTTGAGCTGGTGTTGAAGGATATCCAGCTCCGCATACCGGCGGGCAGCCGGGTGGGAATCGTGGGCCGGTCGGGTTCCGGCAAAAGCACCCTGACCAAGCTGGTTCAGCGCTTGTATGCGCCGGAGACCGGCCGGATTACCGTTGACGGGGTGAACATCACAGAGGTGGAACCGCCTTGGCTGCGGCGGCAAATCGGCGTAGTCATGCAGGAAAACTATTTATTCAACGGCAGTGTCCGGGATAACATCGCTGTCGCCCGGCCCGGCGCCAGCATGGAGGAAGTGATTCGGGCCGCCCGGACTGCCGGGGCTCACGACTTTATCCTGGAATTGCCGGAAGGTTATGATACCAAGGTGGGGGAACGGGGGGCCTCCCTGTCCGGCGGCCAATGCCAGCGGATCGCCATTGCCCGGGCTTTGCTGACCAACCCGAAAATTCTCATTTTTGATGAGGCGACCAGTGCCCTGGACTATGAGTCGGAACGGATCATTATGGAGAATCTGGAGCAGATTGCCGCCGGCCGCACGATGCTGATGATTGCCCACCGGCTGTCGACGGTCCGCCGCTGCGACAGCATCATCGTGATTGAAGAAGGCCGGATTGTTGAACAGGGCAGTCACGAGGAACTGATGGCGGCGCAGGGGCTGTATCAAAAATTGTATGCACAACAAGAGAGGTAA
- a CDS encoding HlyD family type I secretion periplasmic adaptor subunit: protein MINKLLDMFRKRKPGELSGQETEFLPAVLEVTETPPSPVGRLVLWTIIILLVVGLGWTIFGHIDEVAVANGKIIPVGQVKVLQSEDKGVVKAIYVKEGQEVKKGELLMELDQTMSAADVARLRKQVAYYTVEIDRLLAERTGQAFAPQPSPDLDPKDLEAQLSLYRSRLAEYETKKANAEAGVRQNLAAQDSAAANREKFAKLLVIAREREERMAGLVEENAVALFQFMDYQSKRMELEQNLAAQEAEIARTDAALAASQEALSNVTAAWNKDIDTKLTDDRKELAAYSEELKKADEKNRLAKIISPVDGRVNQLQVHTLGGVVKEVQSLMMIVPYDVTLEVEAWAANKDIGFLQVGQKAEVKVETFNFQKFGTIDAEVAEISPDAVEDSQDKDKTMKYRVMLKLDKNDMLVNDRKVPLSPGMSAVAEIKIRRKRIIEYFLDPFRQYQSEALRER, encoded by the coding sequence ATGATCAATAAGCTGTTAGACATGTTTCGAAAGCGCAAACCGGGTGAGTTAAGCGGCCAGGAAACGGAATTCTTGCCGGCGGTCCTGGAGGTGACGGAAACGCCGCCGTCGCCGGTAGGCCGCCTGGTGCTCTGGACGATTATTATTTTACTGGTGGTTGGTCTGGGATGGACGATTTTCGGCCATATTGACGAGGTGGCGGTGGCCAATGGGAAAATTATCCCGGTCGGCCAGGTCAAGGTGCTGCAGTCCGAGGATAAGGGAGTGGTGAAAGCCATCTACGTCAAGGAAGGCCAGGAAGTTAAGAAAGGCGAGCTTTTGATGGAGCTGGACCAGACCATGTCCGCCGCCGATGTGGCCCGGCTGAGAAAGCAGGTTGCTTATTATACCGTGGAAATTGACCGGCTGCTGGCGGAGCGGACCGGACAGGCTTTTGCCCCCCAGCCTTCGCCGGATTTGGATCCCAAGGACTTGGAGGCCCAGTTGAGTCTATACCGGAGCAGACTGGCTGAATATGAAACGAAGAAGGCTAATGCCGAGGCGGGAGTCCGGCAGAATCTGGCAGCCCAGGACAGCGCTGCGGCCAACAGGGAAAAGTTTGCCAAACTGCTGGTTATAGCCCGGGAACGGGAGGAACGGATGGCCGGACTGGTGGAGGAAAATGCCGTAGCCTTGTTTCAATTCATGGATTATCAATCCAAGCGGATGGAACTGGAGCAAAATCTGGCGGCCCAGGAAGCGGAAATCGCCCGTACCGACGCGGCGCTGGCCGCCAGCCAGGAGGCTCTGTCCAATGTTACGGCGGCCTGGAACAAGGACATTGATACCAAGCTGACTGATGACCGGAAAGAACTGGCGGCCTATAGCGAAGAATTGAAAAAAGCCGACGAAAAGAACCGTTTGGCCAAAATTATATCGCCGGTGGACGGGCGGGTGAACCAGCTGCAAGTACATACACTGGGGGGCGTGGTTAAGGAAGTGCAGTCTTTAATGATGATTGTCCCCTATGATGTGACGCTGGAAGTGGAAGCCTGGGCGGCCAACAAGGATATCGGCTTTCTCCAGGTGGGGCAAAAAGCGGAAGTAAAGGTGGAAACCTTTAACTTCCAAAAATTTGGCACCATTGACGCGGAAGTGGCGGAGATCAGCCCGGATGCGGTGGAAGACAGCCAGGACAAGGACAAGACCATGAAGTACCGGGTGATGCTGAAGCTGGACAAGAACGACATGCTGGTCAATGACCGCAAAGTGCCTCTCAGCCCGGGTATGTCGGCTGTTGCGGAAATCAAAATTCGCCGGAAACGGATCATAGAATACTTCCTTGACCCGTTCCGCCAATATCAAAGCGAGGCGCTTAGGGAGAGGTAA
- a CDS encoding peptidase domain-containing ABC transporter: MTDTSQQPLESGQNQARRGKPDTGLACLVTAARILGIPADQEQMRRAYVTGSGGMDTLTMLRAAKDLSLKARQARPPQDIFFRLPFPAIVRLNNGNYAVVVRTDGSNVLVIDPCRPQPFAIPAENFFRVWEGEMIFLTRRFSLPAKAKKFGISWFLPIVIQYRKFFIQVLFLSFILQLFGLVSPLFTQIIIDKVLVHRGLGTLDVLVLGMSVMAVFQAWMTGLRAYLFTHTTNKIDVVLSSQLFRHIMALPLKYFETWQVGDVVSRVRELDHIRQFITGSSLTLVLDIIFAVVYVAVMFTYSSLLSIIALLALPVFIILNLIVSPLFRRLLNERFLIGAENQSFLIETVTGMQTVKAMAVEPQLVQKYEQILARYVKAVFSSTNLANVAGNIGTFIQQFFNLAILWVGAHTVMDGKMSVGQLIAFQMLAGQVTAPVMRLVNMWQYFQQTMVSVDRVGDIMNETAEPAFNPSRTTLPAIRGEIVLDRVTFRYRQDTSEVLHQVSLHIKPGMRVGIVGRSGSGKSTLTKLVQRLYVPESGRVLIDGVDLFQVEPAWLRRQIGVVLQENYLFSGSVGDNIAQADQSASPEAIMRAAEIAGAREFIARHPAGYDMPVGERGSLLSGGQRQRIAIARALLTNPKILIFDEATSALDYESERIIMENLDRIAEGRTMVLIAHRLSTVRNCDKIVVLERGKIVEQGTHEELMQRQGYYYRMYQQQER; encoded by the coding sequence ATGACAGATACTTCGCAACAGCCCTTGGAGTCCGGGCAGAATCAGGCAAGGCGGGGCAAGCCGGATACCGGCCTGGCGTGCCTGGTGACGGCGGCCCGGATTTTAGGGATTCCCGCCGACCAGGAACAAATGCGCCGGGCTTATGTTACCGGCAGCGGCGGCATGGACACCCTTACCATGCTGCGGGCGGCTAAAGACCTAAGTTTAAAGGCCCGCCAGGCCAGACCGCCCCAGGACATTTTTTTCCGTCTGCCTTTTCCGGCCATTGTCCGCTTGAACAACGGCAATTACGCCGTTGTCGTCCGCACCGACGGCAGCAATGTGCTGGTGATTGACCCTTGCCGGCCTCAGCCCTTTGCCATTCCGGCCGAGAATTTCTTCCGGGTCTGGGAAGGGGAAATGATTTTTTTGACCCGCCGTTTTTCCCTGCCGGCAAAGGCGAAGAAATTCGGCATCAGCTGGTTTTTGCCGATTGTGATCCAGTACCGGAAATTTTTTATTCAAGTCCTGTTTTTGTCTTTTATTTTGCAGTTATTTGGCCTGGTCAGTCCTTTGTTCACCCAGATTATTATCGACAAGGTCCTGGTTCACCGGGGCCTGGGCACTCTGGACGTACTGGTGCTGGGGATGAGTGTTATGGCCGTGTTTCAGGCATGGATGACCGGCCTGCGCGCTTATTTGTTCACTCATACCACCAATAAAATCGACGTGGTGCTGAGCAGCCAGCTTTTCCGCCATATTATGGCCTTGCCGTTGAAATACTTCGAGACCTGGCAGGTGGGGGACGTGGTGTCCCGGGTCCGGGAGCTGGACCATATCCGCCAGTTTATTACCGGTTCCTCCCTGACCCTGGTGCTGGACATAATTTTTGCTGTCGTGTATGTGGCGGTGATGTTTACCTACAGCAGTTTGCTAAGCATAATTGCGCTATTGGCTTTACCAGTGTTTATTATTTTGAACCTGATCGTTTCTCCCCTGTTCCGCCGGTTGTTGAATGAACGCTTTTTAATCGGGGCGGAGAATCAGTCCTTCCTGATTGAGACAGTGACCGGGATGCAGACTGTCAAGGCGATGGCGGTGGAACCCCAATTGGTGCAAAAGTATGAACAAATCCTGGCCCGTTATGTCAAGGCTGTTTTTTCTTCTACCAATCTGGCCAATGTGGCCGGCAATATCGGCACCTTTATCCAGCAATTTTTTAATTTGGCGATTTTGTGGGTCGGCGCCCATACCGTGATGGACGGCAAAATGTCCGTGGGTCAGCTTATTGCTTTTCAGATGCTGGCCGGCCAGGTGACGGCGCCGGTTATGCGGCTGGTCAACATGTGGCAGTATTTTCAGCAGACCATGGTTTCCGTGGACCGGGTCGGCGATATCATGAATGAAACGGCGGAGCCGGCTTTTAATCCCAGCCGCACCACATTGCCGGCTATCCGGGGGGAGATTGTCCTGGACCGGGTAACTTTCCGCTACCGCCAGGATACCAGCGAAGTATTGCACCAGGTGAGCCTGCATATCAAGCCGGGCATGCGGGTGGGCATTGTGGGCCGCTCCGGGTCGGGCAAAAGCACGTTGACCAAACTGGTCCAGCGCTTGTATGTGCCGGAGTCCGGCCGGGTGCTGATTGACGGGGTCGACTTGTTTCAGGTGGAACCGGCCTGGCTGCGGCGGCAAATCGGGGTGGTGCTGCAGGAGAACTACCTGTTTAGCGGCAGTGTGGGGGACAACATTGCCCAGGCCGATCAGTCGGCATCGCCGGAAGCCATTATGCGGGCGGCGGAGATAGCCGGCGCCCGGGAGTTTATTGCCAGGCACCCGGCCGGGTACGACATGCCGGTGGGGGAGCGGGGCTCGTTGTTGTCCGGCGGTCAGCGGCAGCGGATCGCCATTGCCCGGGCCTTGCTGACCAATCCGAAAATCCTGATTTTTGACGAAGCCACCAGCGCCCTGGACTATGAATCAGAGCGGATTATTATGGAAAATCTGGACCGGATTGCCGAAGGCCGCACCATGGTTTTGATTGCCCACCGGCTTTCCACGGTGCGGAATTGTGACAAGATTGTGGTCCTGGAACGGGGCAAAATAGTGGAGCAGGGAACGCATGAGGAGCTTATGCAGCGGCAAGGCTACTATTACCGGATGTATCAGCAACAGGAACGGTAG
- a CDS encoding tetratricopeptide repeat protein produces MQRQNKEIESLFEQAAGNHRKGHRQQAEQQYRALLAVEPDHVNALNNLGAIYKDQQRYGEAEDCFQRAVAIDSRSAPAYYNLGTIYQMRHEFAGAIKHLAIAHELAPDKFMVVFALANACWENDDSDKAEMYYRRALALEPRRADVHNNLGVVLIKKNNYPAAVACFQTAISLQPQYADAYRNLSGVYYKMGLYEQALECCGKALAINPELEETRFFQGCILLVQGQLEEGFKLYESRFFGEKKNAGDWDVRYFGSIPRWRGEFFSGKKLLVRSEQGFGDCLQFARYLPQVKARGGYVALAAAGELLRLFHSLEGVDELVLHAEEDLRSRRFDLEVPLMSLPLIFGTTLNTIPAAVPYLRVDGNLIEAWRRKITGDLPRVGLVWAGSAENKLAIQRTCGLQAMAKLAAVKGVSYYSLQKGEAAGELQNPPAGLQVADLTADIGDFADTGALIENLDLVISIDTSVVHLAGALGKPAWVLLPHDHEWRWLLNRDDSPWYPGMRIFRQKAAGDWNDVMGLAALELRKWVKGRIKAG; encoded by the coding sequence ATGCAACGGCAAAACAAAGAAATCGAGTCCCTGTTTGAACAAGCGGCGGGAAATCACAGAAAAGGTCATCGGCAGCAGGCGGAACAGCAATACCGCGCTTTGCTGGCGGTTGAACCGGACCATGTGAATGCCTTAAACAATTTGGGCGCTATATATAAAGATCAGCAGCGTTACGGGGAAGCCGAGGACTGTTTTCAGCGGGCGGTTGCCATAGACAGCCGGTCAGCGCCGGCTTATTATAATTTGGGCACTATTTACCAAATGCGGCATGAATTTGCCGGTGCCATAAAACATCTGGCAATAGCCCATGAGCTTGCGCCGGATAAGTTTATGGTGGTATTTGCCCTGGCAAACGCATGCTGGGAAAACGACGATTCCGACAAAGCCGAAATGTACTATCGCCGGGCATTGGCGCTGGAGCCGCGGCGGGCGGATGTGCATAACAATCTGGGAGTTGTTCTCATTAAGAAGAATAATTATCCTGCGGCCGTTGCTTGTTTTCAGACAGCGATTTCCCTTCAACCGCAATATGCCGACGCCTACCGCAATTTGTCCGGGGTGTATTATAAAATGGGATTATATGAGCAAGCCCTGGAATGTTGCGGCAAGGCGCTGGCCATAAATCCCGAATTGGAGGAGACCCGCTTTTTTCAAGGCTGTATTTTGCTGGTGCAAGGTCAGCTTGAAGAAGGCTTTAAATTATATGAATCCCGGTTTTTCGGCGAAAAGAAAAATGCCGGTGACTGGGATGTCCGGTATTTTGGGTCGATTCCCCGCTGGCGCGGCGAATTCTTTTCCGGTAAAAAATTATTGGTGCGGTCGGAGCAAGGGTTTGGCGACTGCTTGCAATTTGCCCGTTATTTGCCCCAGGTAAAGGCCAGAGGCGGATATGTCGCCTTGGCGGCAGCCGGTGAACTGCTGCGGCTGTTTCATTCCCTGGAGGGGGTGGATGAGTTGGTTCTTCATGCCGAAGAAGACTTGCGCAGCCGGCGCTTTGATTTGGAGGTTCCGCTCATGAGTCTGCCTCTTATTTTTGGAACGACGTTGAATACAATACCGGCTGCTGTTCCTTATTTGCGGGTAGACGGAAATCTTATTGAAGCCTGGCGGCGGAAGATAACCGGAGATTTGCCGCGGGTAGGTCTGGTTTGGGCGGGAAGCGCCGAGAACAAACTGGCAATCCAGCGGACCTGCGGCTTGCAGGCGATGGCAAAACTGGCCGCTGTGAAAGGCGTATCCTATTACAGTTTGCAAAAGGGCGAAGCCGCCGGCGAATTGCAAAATCCGCCCGCCGGTTTGCAGGTGGCGGATCTGACGGCGGACATCGGGGATTTTGCCGATACCGGGGCCCTGATTGAGAATCTTGATTTAGTTATTTCGATTGATACCTCGGTGGTGCATTTAGCCGGGGCTCTGGGTAAACCGGCGTGGGTGCTGCTGCCCCATGACCACGAATGGCGCTGGCTTTTGAATCGGGATGACAGCCCCTGGTATCCCGGCATGCGGATTTTTCGCCAAAAAGCGGCAGGCGATTGGAATGACGTGATGGGGCTGGCGGCTCTGGAATTGCGAAAATGGGTGAAAGGCAGGATAAAAGCGGGATGA
- a CDS encoding class I SAM-dependent methyltransferase — protein MGERQDKSGMKKFLHVGCGPHNPKRTADIFPPAEWEEVRLDIDANVKPDIVGDITDMAAVAAAEYDALFSSHNLEHLYAHQVPLALAEFFRVLKSGGYAIIRVPNIQEVAEEVAKGNLEGLLYTAPAGQIAAIDILYGFRPSVAAGNYFMAHKTAFTPQTLGMKLVSIGFKDVKLRRDSPYGMEAVAYKA, from the coding sequence ATGGGTGAAAGGCAGGATAAAAGCGGGATGAAAAAGTTTCTTCATGTGGGCTGTGGTCCGCATAATCCGAAAAGGACGGCGGATATTTTTCCGCCGGCGGAGTGGGAAGAAGTACGGCTGGATATTGACGCGAATGTAAAACCGGATATAGTCGGCGATATTACTGATATGGCGGCGGTAGCCGCGGCGGAATACGACGCCTTGTTTTCGTCCCACAATCTGGAGCACCTGTATGCTCATCAGGTGCCCCTTGCCCTGGCCGAGTTTTTCCGGGTTCTCAAAAGCGGCGGTTATGCAATTATTCGAGTACCCAATATCCAAGAGGTAGCCGAAGAAGTTGCCAAAGGAAATTTGGAGGGCTTGCTCTATACCGCGCCGGCGGGTCAGATTGCGGCGATTGACATATTATACGGGTTCCGCCCTTCCGTCGCCGCCGGTAATTATTTTATGGCTCATAAAACAGCGTTTACGCCTCAGACTCTGGGAATGAAACTGGTTTCAATCGGCTTTAAGGACGTGAAACTCCGCCGGGACAGCCCGTATGGCATGGAAGCGGTTGCTTACAAGGCTTAG
- a CDS encoding glycosyltransferase family 4 protein: protein MRLLVMHPNFPAQFLYLAHYLRQMPDNQVVFITANEENSMQNVHKVLFKPAREPSPDTHHYLTSMEEAVLQGQAVADLAFQLKAQGFRPDVIIGHSGWGCTMYMKDVFPDVPLVCYFEWFYRAHGSDCDFGGAVVTAEAETRIRMKNAPILIDLYSCDRGISPTYWQHSQFPAEYATKIKVIHDGVDTGFCRPQPGAKLVLPDKNLDLSQVDEIVTYVGRGFEPYRGFPQFMAAIRILLKRRPHCHVVIVGEDRVCYGSKLKDGKTYKEAMLEELPDLDTARVHFTGYLPKDQYMQVLQASKVHVYLTMPFVLSWSMLEAMACGCCIVASNTQPVMEVINDGVNGLLADFFSPGQIAGRIEEALSHRRWREGIGSRARETILDRYDVRRTLPRYLEWLFNK, encoded by the coding sequence ATGCGGCTTCTTGTGATGCACCCTAATTTTCCGGCTCAATTTTTGTATTTGGCCCACTACCTTCGTCAAATGCCGGACAATCAGGTAGTATTTATCACTGCCAATGAAGAAAATAGTATGCAGAATGTCCATAAGGTCCTCTTCAAACCAGCCAGAGAACCTTCGCCGGATACCCATCATTATCTGACATCCATGGAAGAAGCCGTTCTTCAAGGCCAGGCGGTGGCCGACCTGGCTTTCCAGTTAAAAGCCCAGGGCTTCCGGCCTGATGTCATTATCGGCCATTCCGGGTGGGGATGCACCATGTATATGAAGGATGTATTTCCGGATGTGCCTCTGGTTTGCTATTTTGAGTGGTTTTACCGGGCCCATGGCTCAGACTGCGATTTTGGCGGCGCAGTGGTGACCGCCGAAGCGGAGACGCGGATCCGGATGAAAAATGCGCCGATTTTGATCGATTTATATAGCTGCGACCGGGGCATCAGCCCGACCTATTGGCAGCATAGTCAGTTCCCCGCTGAGTATGCAACGAAAATTAAAGTCATTCATGACGGCGTGGATACCGGGTTTTGCCGGCCGCAGCCCGGCGCCAAACTGGTGCTGCCGGACAAAAACCTGGATTTGTCCCAGGTGGATGAAATTGTGACTTATGTGGGACGCGGCTTTGAGCCCTACCGGGGTTTCCCCCAGTTTATGGCGGCCATTCGTATTTTGTTAAAGCGCCGGCCCCATTGTCATGTGGTAATTGTTGGCGAAGACCGGGTATGTTACGGTTCTAAATTGAAAGATGGCAAAACATATAAAGAAGCCATGCTGGAAGAGCTTCCCGATCTTGACACAGCCAGAGTGCACTTTACCGGATACCTGCCCAAGGATCAGTATATGCAAGTGCTGCAGGCATCCAAAGTCCATGTATATCTAACCATGCCGTTTGTACTGTCCTGGTCCATGCTGGAAGCGATGGCTTGCGGCTGTTGCATAGTGGCCTCCAATACCCAGCCGGTAATGGAAGTCATTAATGACGGCGTCAACGGCCTGTTGGCTGATTTTTTCTCACCGGGGCAAATTGCCGGCCGGATTGAGGAGGCGCTTTCTCACCGCCGCTGGCGGGAGGGAATTGGCAGCCGGGCCCGGGAGACCATTCTCGACCGCTATGATGTCCGCAGGACGCTGCCGCGTTATTTGGAATGGCTGTTTAATAAATAA
- a CDS encoding glycosyltransferase yields the protein MHDGIRTASYIPKPDAKLVLPEIGLDLSAAKEIVTYVGRGMEPYRGFPQFMEAMDLLLRRRPRTHVVIVGADRMAYGGKKAPDGKTYKEWMLEKLALDLSRVHFTGLLPRYQYLQVLQASSVHVYLTYPFVLSWSMLEAMSAGCLLVASDTPPVREVIEDGQNGLLVDFFSPGQIADKVGEALDHPQDMKKIRARARETIVERYDFNKLLPRQLAFLQQMAESEYR from the coding sequence ATGCACGATGGGATACGGACCGCTTCCTACATCCCCAAGCCGGACGCCAAACTGGTGTTGCCGGAAATCGGGCTGGATTTGTCGGCAGCGAAGGAGATCGTCACCTATGTGGGCCGGGGTATGGAGCCTTACCGCGGTTTTCCGCAGTTTATGGAAGCCATGGACTTGTTGTTGCGGCGGCGGCCCCGGACTCATGTGGTCATAGTGGGCGCCGACCGCATGGCTTATGGCGGCAAGAAGGCGCCTGACGGCAAGACATACAAGGAATGGATGCTGGAGAAGCTGGCTTTGGATTTATCGCGGGTGCATTTTACCGGCCTTTTGCCCCGTTATCAATATTTGCAGGTGCTGCAGGCTTCTTCCGTGCATGTGTATTTGACCTATCCCTTTGTGCTGTCCTGGTCGATGCTGGAGGCCATGTCGGCGGGGTGCCTTTTGGTTGCTTCCGATACGCCGCCTGTGCGGGAAGTCATTGAGGACGGACAAAACGGGCTGCTGGTGGATTTTTTCTCGCCGGGACAGATTGCCGACAAGGTCGGGGAGGCGCTGGACCATCCGCAAGACATGAAAAAAATCCGGGCCCGCGCCCGGGAAACAATTGTGGAACGGTATGATTTCAATAAGCTTTTACCCCGGCAGCTGGCGTTTCTGCAGCAAATGGCTGAGAGTGAATATCGGTAA